One region of Glycine max cultivar Williams 82 chromosome 9, Glycine_max_v4.0, whole genome shotgun sequence genomic DNA includes:
- the H1 gene encoding homeobox protein SBH1 isoform X1: MEGGSSSSNGTSYLLAFGENNSGGLCPMTMMPLVTSHHAGHHPINPSNNNNVNTNCLFIPNCSNSTGTPSIMLHNNHNNNKTDDDDNNNNTGLGYYFMESDHHHHHHGNNNNNGSSSSSSSSAVKAKIMAHPHYHRLLAAYVNCQKVGAPPEVVARLEEACASAATMAGGDAAAGSSCIGEDPALDQFMEAYCEMLTKYEQELSKPLKEAMLFLQRIECQFKNLTISSSDFGLAGFASFILLKVLLEMNTEMDECAECSLLVNLGLVNNLGIRVSSAVVVPRSGKARYSHWKCNMQTKKWQKRVEVLWG; encoded by the exons ATGGAGGGTGGTAGTAGTAGCTCTAATGGCACTTCTTATCTGTTGGCTTTTGGAGAAAACAACAGTGGTGGGCTATGCCCAATGACGATGATGCCTTTGGTGACTTCCCATCACGCTGGTCATCATCCAATAAAtcctagtaataataataatgtaaacaCAAACTGTCTCTTCATTCCCAACTGCAGTAACAGTACTGGAACTCCTTCTATCATGCTCCACAATaatcacaacaacaacaaaactgatgatgatgataacaacaacaacactggGTTAGGGTACTATTTCATGGAGAgtgaccaccaccaccatcaccacggcaacaacaacaacaatggaagctcctcctcctcctcctcttctgcTGTCAAGGCCAAGATCATGGCTCATCCTCACTATCACCGTCTCTTGGCAGCTTACGTCAATTGTCAGAAG GTTGGGGCCCCGCCTGAAGTGGTGGCAAGGTTAGAAGAAGCATGTGCTTCTGCAGCGACAATGGCTGGTGGTGATGCAGCAGCTGGATCAAGCTGCATAGGTGAAGATCCAGCTTTGGATCAGTTCATGGAGGCTTACTGTGAGATGCTCACAAAGTATGAGCAAGAACTCTCCAAACCCTTAAAGGAAGCCATGCTCTTCCTTCAAAGGATCGAGTGCCAGTTCAAAAATCTTACAATTTCTTCCTCCGACTTTG GTTTGGCTGGTTTTGCTTCCTTTATATTGTTAAAGGTTCTCCTTGAAATGAATACAGAGATGGATGAATGTGCCGAATGCAGCTTGCTGGTGAATTTAGGTCTGGTAAATAACCTAGGAATTAGGGTTTCTTCTGCAGTGGTTGTTCCCAGGAGTGGTAAGGCTAGATACTCTCATTGGAAATGTAATATGCAGACGAAAAAGTGGCAGAAAAGAGTTGAAGTTCTTTGGGGATAA
- the LOC100792095 gene encoding plant UBX domain-containing protein 4 yields the protein MASRDNKKASSSRAGRIRTLSDLNRPSADSDSDSDGPQEYYTGGEKSGMLVQDPSKGNDVDEIFNQARQLGAVERPLDQLQEPPRSTSFTGTGRLLSGETTRSTNNQQPEAVVHNIVFWSNGFTVNDGPLRSLDDPQNASFLESIKKSECPKELEPEDRRSSVNVNLIRRNENYREPEKQHVAFQGVGRTLGSSSTSMAPDSPAASTPTNAAPTPSAGLVVDQSLPSTSIQLRLADGTRLISHFNYHHTISDIRAFIDASRPGGRQNYQLQLMGFPPKILIDETQTIEQAGLANSVVIQKI from the exons ATGGCGTCACGGGACAACAAGAAGGCGTCCAGCAGCCGAGCCGGCCGAATTCGCACCCTCTCCGATCTGAACCGTCCCTCCGCCGATTCCGACAGCGACTCCGATGGCCCTCAGGAGTATTACACCGGCGGCGAAAAGAg TGGAATGCTTGTCCAGGATCCTTCAAAGGGAAATGATGTGGATGAAATTTTCAATCAAGCTAGGCAACTTGGGGCTGTTGAAAGGCCTCTTGATCAGCTTCAGGAGCCTCCAAGGTCAACTAGCTTTACTGGAACTGGCAGGTTACTCTCAGGGGAAACTACACGATCTACTAATAATCAGCAACCTGAGGCTGTTGTTCATAACATTGTTTTCTGGAGTAATGGTTTCACTGTAAATGATGGACCATTGAGGAGTTTGGACGATCCTCAAAATGCCTCATTTTTAGAG AGCATAAAAAAATCTGAGTGTCCCAAAGAGCTTGAGCCTGAAGATAGGAGGTCATCTGTTAATGTTAACCTCATACGGAGGAATGAGAACTATCGT GAACCCGAAAAGCAGCATGTTGCATTTCAGGGAGTGGGAAGAACTCTTGGAAGCAGCTCTACATCAATGGCTCCTGACTCTCCTGCTGCCTCAACACCTACCAATGCAGCGCCAACTCCTTCTGCTGGTCTGGTAGTTGATCAATCATTGCCATCAACCTCAATACAACTCAGGTTGGCTGATGGAACCCGCTTGATATCACATTTTAATTACCACCACACAATCAGCGACATCCGTGCCTTCATTGATGCATCTAGACCTGGGGGTCGGCAGAATTATCAACTTCAGTTGATGGGTTTCCCCCCAAAGATTCTAATTGATGAAACTCAGACTATAGAGCAGGCAGGACTGGCAAATTCAGTTGTCATACAGAAAATTTAG
- the LOC100794736 gene encoding probable splicing factor 3A subunit 1: MMLGSLPILPLPAPPSDGNLGPLPESQVIDDNEEEQNKSNSASVPAPATVATHTRTIGIIHPPPDIRTIVDKTSQFVAKNGPEFEKRIIANNTGNVKFNFLNSSDPYHAYYQHRLSEFRAQNQSSGQQQPADSAAVPESVPSDSNGVVAAAAAAAEKPDFSAQFKPVRKVLEPPEAEQYTVRLPEGITGEELDIIKLTAQFVARNGKSFLTGLTSREVNNPQFHFLKPTHSMFTFFTSLADAYSKVLMPPKGLMEKLKNSVSDMTTVLERCVNRLEWDRSQEQARQKAEDEIEQERIQMAMIDWHDFVVVETIDFADDEDQELPPPMTIEEVIRRSKVTAMEEEDIVEPGKEVEMEMDEEEAQLVEEGMRAASLEDRDDRKQNEVRVTEDPEPPMRIVKNWKRPEERISAERDSTKFVVSPITGELIPISEMSEHMRISLIDPKYKEQKERMFAKIRETTLAADDEISRNIVGLARTRPDIFGTTEEEVSNAVKAEIEKINDEQPKQVIWDGHTGSIGRTANQAMSQNIGNEDQNDASNNEARNFLGPAAPPPRPGMPSVRPLPPPPGLALNLPRVPVQYSAPHSGALPMPPPRPMMPSIRPAPPPPMPMNTGQQSVMAGQPPPMHPSIPMNNQGIPIPPPPGSHFTHVPVPRPFVPLSVPQSVMPMMHPPPLPQGVPPPLPPEEAPPPLPEEPEPKRQKLDDSALIPEDQFLAQHPGPVRISVSVPNVDEGNLKGQVLEITVQSLSETVGSLKEKIAGEIQLPANKQKLSGKPGFLKDNMSLAHYNVGGGETLTLSLRERGGRKR, from the exons ATGATGCTAGGTTCATTACCTATATTGCCCCTCCCTGCTCCTCCTTCTGATGGAAATCTAGGTCCTCTGCCTGAGTCTCAAGTGATTGATGATAATGAGGAGGAGCAGAACAAATCAAATTCTGCTTCTGTTCCGGCGCCGGCAACAGTTGCCACCCACACCAGAACGATTGGAATTATACATCCGCCTCCGGACATTAGGACCATTGTTGATAAAACCTCCCAGTTCGTGGCCAAGAATGGTCCAGAATTCGAAAAGAGGATTATTGCAAATAACACAGGAAATGTTAAGTTCAATTTCTTGAACTCGTCAGATCCATACCACGCATATTATCAACACAGGTTGTCTGAATTTCGTGCTCAAAATCAGTCTTCAGGGCAGCAGCAACCTGCAGACTCGGCGGCTGTTCCTGAATCCGTCCCGTCTGATAGCAACGGCGTagtagcagcagcagcagcagctgcAGAAAAGCCAGATTTTTCTGCCCAGTTTAAACCTGTAAGGAAAGTGCTTGAACCCCCTGAAGCTGAACAGTATACAGTTCGCCTTCCTGAAGGAATTACAGGTGAAGAGCTGGATATTATAAAGCTAACAGCGCAATTCGTGGCTCGAAATGGGAAATCTTTTTTGACAGGGTTGACCAGTAGGGAAGTTAATAATCCACAGTTCCATTTTCTGAAACCGACCCACAGCATGTTTACGTTTTTTACTTCCCTCGCGGATGCCTATTCGAAGGTTTTGATGCCACCAAAGGGTTTGATGGAGAAGCTAAAGAATAGCGTGTCTGATATGACTACTGTCCTTGAAAGGTGTGTGAATAGGCTGGAGTGGGATCGTTCTCAAGAGCAAGCTAGGCAAAAGGCTGAGGATGAGATAGAGCAGGAAAGAATACAAATGGCTATGATTGATTGGCATGATTTTGTGGTGGTTGAAACAATAGATTTTGCTGATGATGAGGACCAAGAGTTACCTCCTCCAATGACTATTGAGGAGGTTATAAGGAGAAGCAAGGTGAcagccatggaagaagaagatATTGTTGAGCCTGGAAAGGAGGTCGAAATGGAAATGGATGAGGAAGAGGCCCAACTTGTTGAGGAGGGCATGAGAGCTGCTAGTTTGGAAGACCGTGATGACAGGAAGCAGAATGAAGTCAGGGTTACTGAAGACCCTGAACCACCAATGAGAATTGTTAAGAACTGGAAGAGACCAGAGGAGAGGATTTCTGCAGAAAGAGATTCCACCAAGTTTGTTGTTTCTCCTATCACTGGTGAGTTAATTCCTATTAGCGAGATGTCAGAACATATGCGGATTTCTCTCATTGATCCTAAGtacaaagaacaaaaagaaagaatgttTGCCAAAATTCGAGAGACAACTTTGGCTGCGGATGATGAAATTTCAAGAAACATTGTTGGACTTGCTCGGACCCGTCCTGATATATTTGGTACTACGGAAGAAGAGGTCTCCAATGCTGTTAAGGCAGAAATTGAGAAGATAAATGATGAGCAACCAAAGCAGGTTATATGGGATGGTCACACTGGTAGCATTGGGCGTACGGCAAACCAAGCCATGTCCCAAAATATTGGAAACGAGGATCAAAATGATGCTTCTAATAATGAAGCCAGGAACTTTCTGGGTCCTGCTGCACCTCCTCCAAGACCTGGTATGCCTTCAGTTCGtcctcttccaccaccacctggACTGGCATTGAATCTTCCCCGTGTTCCTGTCCAATATTCTGCTCCCCATAGTGGTGCCCTTCCAATGCCTCCACCAAGACCCATGATGCCATCTATTCGGCCTGCTCCTCCTCCTCCAATGCCGATGAATACTGGACAGCAGTCAGTTATGGCTGGCCAACCACCCCCAATGCATCCATCAATTCCTATGAATAACCAAGGAATTCCCATACCCCCACCTCCGGGATCTCACTTCACTCATGTTCCAGTTCCACGACCTTTTGTTCCTCTTTCTGTTCCGCAATCAGTCATGCCTATGATGCATCCACCACCTTTGCCTCAAGGAGTGCCACCACCACTGCCACCAGAGGAGGCTCCTCCCCCACTCCCAGAAGAACCAGAACCAAAGAGGCAGAAACTTGATGATTCTGCTCTGATCCCTGAAGATCAATTTCTGGCTCAACATCCT GGGCCTGTTCGCATCAGTGTATCTGTTCCTAATGTTGATGAAGGAAATCTCAAGGGACAAGTTCTGGAAATTACAGTGCAATCTTTGTCTGAAACTGTTGGTAGTCTGAAGGAAAAAATTGCTGGGGAGATCCAGCTCCCTGCTAATAAGCAGAAATTGAGTGGAAAGCCTGGCTTTCTCAAGGATAATATGTCACTCGCCCATTACAATGTTGGTGGAGGTGAAACACTTACCCTCTCTTTAAGAGAGCGtggtggtagaaagagatga